A region of Salvelinus alpinus chromosome 24, SLU_Salpinus.1, whole genome shotgun sequence DNA encodes the following proteins:
- the LOC139552332 gene encoding FAST kinase domain-containing protein 5, mitochondrial isoform X1, translated as MIYIFPCLLRWMSAGSLCHVARLRHLSLALHRQFLRARHLHNAYGEPETEGLDEEDRKEGVLPGGYRLQYNPSSYYRPQHDPGASLSRLEMEEQCQSTVTSAFRQQSNRYSVSSSRRLSSTKNTLLDLAFNRGTGAKAERAPPYRTEPLTPDVKGDPRAFQTCRPEYSAMTLDLSQRPAPVHSKQAFFLLHKVTVLKGSMDPVDVTGFLTKLSHLHPDQTPLVRGDTRFIMLLRYSVENLSHFSHSQLLKVLRSFVWLGLPPTHSMLGLYEAELGRRAGEMGLHQLLLAADLWRCLGRSVPQYLQCLYDCASLHLGQVGVPEIVQLLYVMGEGRHCPKELVHPLEQILMRHLDQLEPEEVGAVCLGLFKSQTALSEGAVNRLVDRAHSVVYEMSDFAMVNVMKLLRFSYLDHRAWLEVMAHEVPRRAPSMGVQGLMHVALACSSLHYRNERILLAVAERLPSLAPHCRSKDSGKLIWAFGTLGVLPSQCPNFYPSLIEALRQREAEFQRYPEHLLTGLLGLAFICQLPEDLVELALSPEFVSLATRSKQQDLKKDLFTLDGTVALELPHWTGPRLSRELREETTEILWRFAQKDVCQKVEVLEAEAVLRDLLGGEEFVSKRMILPHTRSIDLEVHLNPVGQPLPVTSAQTYPISSQDWSTSSGSSTQGWEKINTGVTLTKDLLTQLTNGRKTPLPPTQASKLPLRRTEPDEGGGLFSVGVDLTDGLVGALTKHNNPDPLPRDSHKASIAPIRLAIQVTNRNHYCYRSPQLLGLHAMKRRQLKLTGYQVVELPYREWFPLLRRTHAEKLAYMHCKVYGTLD; from the coding sequence GGGCTCGGCATCTGCACAACGCTTATGGAGAACCTGAAACGGAGGGACTCGAtgaggaggacaggaaggaaggGGTACTTCCCGGGGGCTACAGGTTACAGTACAACCCCTCCTCTTACTATCGGCCCCAGCATGACCCTGGAGCCTCCCTGAGCAGGTTGGAGATGGAGGAGCAGTGTCAGTCCACTGTCACCTCTGCCTTCAGGCAGCAGAGTAACCGCTACAGTGTCAGCTCCTCACGCCGCCTATCCAGCACCAAGAACACTCTGCTGGACCTGGCCTTCAACAGAGGCACTGGGGCTAAGGCAGAAAGGGCACCCCCCTACCGCACAGAACCCCTAACCCCAGACGTCAAAGGCGACCCCCGTGCCTTCCAGACATGCCGCCCAGAGTACTCAGCCATGACCCTTGACCTGTCCCAGCGGCCTGCCCCAGTCCATTCCAAGCAGGCCTTTTTCCTGCTGCACAAAGTGACCGTCCTGAAGGGCAGCATGGACCCTGTGGACGTAACCGGTTTCCTCACCAAGCTTAGCCACCTGCACCCTGACCAGACACCTTTAGTGAGGGGTGACACGCGTTTCATCATGCTGCTCCGCTACTCAGTGGAAAACCTGAGTCACTTCAGTCACTCCCAGCTACTGAAGGTGCTGAGGTCTTTTGTTTGGCTGGGCCTGCCCCCCACTCACAGCATGCTGGGGCTGTATGAGGCTGAGCTGGGCCGCAGGGCCGGGGAGATGGGCCTCCACCAGCTGCTGTTGGCCGCAGACCTGTGGCGCTGCCTGGGGAGGTCTGTGCCTCAGTACCTGCAGTGCCTGTATGACTGCGCCAGCCTGCACTTAGGCCAGGTAGGTGTCCCTGAGATAGTCCAACTTCTGTATGTGATGGGGGAGGGCAGGCACTGCCCCAAAGAGCTAGTTCACCCCTTAGAGCAGATACTGATGCGTCACCTGGACCAGCTGGAGCCAGAGGAGGTAGGTGCTGTGTGCCTGGGCCTGTTCAAGTCCCAGACAGCTCTCTCGGAAGGAGCGGTGAACCGGCTGGTGGACAGAGCCCACTCGGTTGTGTATGAGATGAGTGACTTTGCCATGGTGAACGTGATGAAGCTGCTGCGTTTTAGCTACCTGGACCATCGGGCTTGGCTTGAGGTCATGGCGCATGAGGTGCCTCGCCGCGCCCCCAGCATGGGCGTCCAGGGGCTGATGCATGTGGCACTGGCCTGCTCGTCCCTGCATTACCGCAACGAACGCATCCTCCTGGCTGTTGCTGAGCGCCTGCCGTCGTTAGCGCCACACTGTCGGAGCAAAGACTCAGGCAAGCTGATATGGGCCTTTGGGACCCTAGGTGTCCTGCCCAGCCAGTGCCCTAACTTCTACCCCAGCCTCATTGAGGCCCTCCGGCAGAGAGAGGCTGAGTTCCAGCGCTATCCTGAGCACCTCCTAACAGGGCTCCTCGGCCTGGCTTTCATCTGTCAGCTCCCTGAGGACCTTGTGGAGTTAGCTTTGAGCCCCGAGTTTGTTAGCCTAGCCACCAGGTCCAAACAGCAGGATCTGAAGAAAGACTTGTTCACTCTGGATGGGACGGTGGCGTTGGAGCTGCCTCACTGGACTGGCCCGCGGCTGAGTAGAGAGCTGCGGGAGGAGACAACAGAGATTCTGTGGCGCTTTGCCCAGAAGGACGTGTGTCAGAAGGTTGAGGTCCTGGAGGCAGAGGCCGTGTTACGGGACCTTCTGGGTGGAGAGGAGTTTGTGAGCAAACGAATGATCCTGCCTCACACCCGCTCCATCGACCTGGAGGTGCATTTGAACCCTGTCGGACAGCCGCTACCTGTGACCTCAGCGCAGACATACCCCATTTCCTCCCAGGATTGGAGCACTTCTTCTGGCTCTTCTACTCAGGGCTGGGAGAAGATCAACACAGGAGTCACTCTCACCAAGGACCTTTTGACTCAACTTACCAATGGCAGAAAGACCCCCCTTCCCCCAACCCAAGCTTCTAAGCTGCCCCTCCGAAGGACAGAGCCggatgagggaggggggctgtTCAGTGTGGGAGTCGACCTGACGGACGGGCTTGTGGGGGCTCTGACCAAACATAACAACCCAGACCCACTCCCCAGGGACTCCCACAAAGCCTCCATAGCCCCCATCAGACTGGCCATTCAGGTGACGAACAGGAACCACTACTGCTACCGCTCTCCACAGCTGCTGGGGCTGCACGCCATGAAAAGGAGGCAGCTGAAGCTGACTGGATACCAAGTGGTGGAGCTGCCTTACCGTGAGTGGTTCCCTCTGCTGAGGCGAACCCACGCTGAGAAACTGGCCTATATGCACTGCAAGGTTTACGGCACCCTTGACTGA
- the LOC139552332 gene encoding FAST kinase domain-containing protein 5, mitochondrial isoform X2 has product MSAGSLCHVARLRHLSLALHRQFLRARHLHNAYGEPETEGLDEEDRKEGVLPGGYRLQYNPSSYYRPQHDPGASLSRLEMEEQCQSTVTSAFRQQSNRYSVSSSRRLSSTKNTLLDLAFNRGTGAKAERAPPYRTEPLTPDVKGDPRAFQTCRPEYSAMTLDLSQRPAPVHSKQAFFLLHKVTVLKGSMDPVDVTGFLTKLSHLHPDQTPLVRGDTRFIMLLRYSVENLSHFSHSQLLKVLRSFVWLGLPPTHSMLGLYEAELGRRAGEMGLHQLLLAADLWRCLGRSVPQYLQCLYDCASLHLGQVGVPEIVQLLYVMGEGRHCPKELVHPLEQILMRHLDQLEPEEVGAVCLGLFKSQTALSEGAVNRLVDRAHSVVYEMSDFAMVNVMKLLRFSYLDHRAWLEVMAHEVPRRAPSMGVQGLMHVALACSSLHYRNERILLAVAERLPSLAPHCRSKDSGKLIWAFGTLGVLPSQCPNFYPSLIEALRQREAEFQRYPEHLLTGLLGLAFICQLPEDLVELALSPEFVSLATRSKQQDLKKDLFTLDGTVALELPHWTGPRLSRELREETTEILWRFAQKDVCQKVEVLEAEAVLRDLLGGEEFVSKRMILPHTRSIDLEVHLNPVGQPLPVTSAQTYPISSQDWSTSSGSSTQGWEKINTGVTLTKDLLTQLTNGRKTPLPPTQASKLPLRRTEPDEGGGLFSVGVDLTDGLVGALTKHNNPDPLPRDSHKASIAPIRLAIQVTNRNHYCYRSPQLLGLHAMKRRQLKLTGYQVVELPYREWFPLLRRTHAEKLAYMHCKVYGTLD; this is encoded by the coding sequence GGGCTCGGCATCTGCACAACGCTTATGGAGAACCTGAAACGGAGGGACTCGAtgaggaggacaggaaggaaggGGTACTTCCCGGGGGCTACAGGTTACAGTACAACCCCTCCTCTTACTATCGGCCCCAGCATGACCCTGGAGCCTCCCTGAGCAGGTTGGAGATGGAGGAGCAGTGTCAGTCCACTGTCACCTCTGCCTTCAGGCAGCAGAGTAACCGCTACAGTGTCAGCTCCTCACGCCGCCTATCCAGCACCAAGAACACTCTGCTGGACCTGGCCTTCAACAGAGGCACTGGGGCTAAGGCAGAAAGGGCACCCCCCTACCGCACAGAACCCCTAACCCCAGACGTCAAAGGCGACCCCCGTGCCTTCCAGACATGCCGCCCAGAGTACTCAGCCATGACCCTTGACCTGTCCCAGCGGCCTGCCCCAGTCCATTCCAAGCAGGCCTTTTTCCTGCTGCACAAAGTGACCGTCCTGAAGGGCAGCATGGACCCTGTGGACGTAACCGGTTTCCTCACCAAGCTTAGCCACCTGCACCCTGACCAGACACCTTTAGTGAGGGGTGACACGCGTTTCATCATGCTGCTCCGCTACTCAGTGGAAAACCTGAGTCACTTCAGTCACTCCCAGCTACTGAAGGTGCTGAGGTCTTTTGTTTGGCTGGGCCTGCCCCCCACTCACAGCATGCTGGGGCTGTATGAGGCTGAGCTGGGCCGCAGGGCCGGGGAGATGGGCCTCCACCAGCTGCTGTTGGCCGCAGACCTGTGGCGCTGCCTGGGGAGGTCTGTGCCTCAGTACCTGCAGTGCCTGTATGACTGCGCCAGCCTGCACTTAGGCCAGGTAGGTGTCCCTGAGATAGTCCAACTTCTGTATGTGATGGGGGAGGGCAGGCACTGCCCCAAAGAGCTAGTTCACCCCTTAGAGCAGATACTGATGCGTCACCTGGACCAGCTGGAGCCAGAGGAGGTAGGTGCTGTGTGCCTGGGCCTGTTCAAGTCCCAGACAGCTCTCTCGGAAGGAGCGGTGAACCGGCTGGTGGACAGAGCCCACTCGGTTGTGTATGAGATGAGTGACTTTGCCATGGTGAACGTGATGAAGCTGCTGCGTTTTAGCTACCTGGACCATCGGGCTTGGCTTGAGGTCATGGCGCATGAGGTGCCTCGCCGCGCCCCCAGCATGGGCGTCCAGGGGCTGATGCATGTGGCACTGGCCTGCTCGTCCCTGCATTACCGCAACGAACGCATCCTCCTGGCTGTTGCTGAGCGCCTGCCGTCGTTAGCGCCACACTGTCGGAGCAAAGACTCAGGCAAGCTGATATGGGCCTTTGGGACCCTAGGTGTCCTGCCCAGCCAGTGCCCTAACTTCTACCCCAGCCTCATTGAGGCCCTCCGGCAGAGAGAGGCTGAGTTCCAGCGCTATCCTGAGCACCTCCTAACAGGGCTCCTCGGCCTGGCTTTCATCTGTCAGCTCCCTGAGGACCTTGTGGAGTTAGCTTTGAGCCCCGAGTTTGTTAGCCTAGCCACCAGGTCCAAACAGCAGGATCTGAAGAAAGACTTGTTCACTCTGGATGGGACGGTGGCGTTGGAGCTGCCTCACTGGACTGGCCCGCGGCTGAGTAGAGAGCTGCGGGAGGAGACAACAGAGATTCTGTGGCGCTTTGCCCAGAAGGACGTGTGTCAGAAGGTTGAGGTCCTGGAGGCAGAGGCCGTGTTACGGGACCTTCTGGGTGGAGAGGAGTTTGTGAGCAAACGAATGATCCTGCCTCACACCCGCTCCATCGACCTGGAGGTGCATTTGAACCCTGTCGGACAGCCGCTACCTGTGACCTCAGCGCAGACATACCCCATTTCCTCCCAGGATTGGAGCACTTCTTCTGGCTCTTCTACTCAGGGCTGGGAGAAGATCAACACAGGAGTCACTCTCACCAAGGACCTTTTGACTCAACTTACCAATGGCAGAAAGACCCCCCTTCCCCCAACCCAAGCTTCTAAGCTGCCCCTCCGAAGGACAGAGCCggatgagggaggggggctgtTCAGTGTGGGAGTCGACCTGACGGACGGGCTTGTGGGGGCTCTGACCAAACATAACAACCCAGACCCACTCCCCAGGGACTCCCACAAAGCCTCCATAGCCCCCATCAGACTGGCCATTCAGGTGACGAACAGGAACCACTACTGCTACCGCTCTCCACAGCTGCTGGGGCTGCACGCCATGAAAAGGAGGCAGCTGAAGCTGACTGGATACCAAGTGGTGGAGCTGCCTTACCGTGAGTGGTTCCCTCTGCTGAGGCGAACCCACGCTGAGAAACTGGCCTATATGCACTGCAAGGTTTACGGCACCCTTGACTGA